One Oryzomonas sagensis DNA segment encodes these proteins:
- a CDS encoding 4-deoxy-4-formamido-L-arabinose-phosphoundecaprenol deformylase: MADKIVALKVDVDTYAGTRDGVPALLEDMARFGVSATFYFSLGPDNSGKAIRRIFTRKGFLKKMLRTKAPAAYGIKTMLYGTLLPAPMIGAAFPGVLRATEQRGHEVGIHCWDHVKWHDYLPWFPKRVTAMELGLASAQFEEILGHRAVTTAAPGWTVSPDSLEVQDAMGLSYCSDGRGTHPFYPVMDGRRFRTLQIPTTLPTADEILGENGVTPDNIHDYYLAQLHDGLNVLTIHAELEGGAIRASFVRLLERFAAEGIRCITLGEAARQVANVPACRLFMGEIPGRAGRVAIQGEEAP, from the coding sequence ATGGCTGACAAGATCGTTGCACTGAAGGTGGATGTGGATACCTATGCCGGGACGCGCGACGGCGTACCGGCGCTTTTGGAGGATATGGCCCGCTTCGGGGTTTCGGCCACCTTCTATTTTTCCCTGGGGCCGGACAATTCGGGCAAGGCCATCCGGCGTATCTTCACCCGCAAGGGCTTCCTCAAGAAGATGCTGCGCACCAAGGCGCCGGCGGCCTACGGCATCAAAACCATGCTCTACGGCACGCTGTTGCCGGCGCCCATGATCGGGGCGGCCTTTCCCGGCGTGCTGCGGGCCACGGAACAGCGCGGCCACGAGGTCGGCATCCACTGCTGGGACCATGTCAAATGGCACGATTACCTCCCCTGGTTTCCCAAGCGCGTGACCGCCATGGAGTTGGGCCTGGCCAGCGCCCAGTTCGAGGAGATCCTGGGCCATCGCGCCGTAACCACGGCAGCCCCCGGCTGGACCGTGTCGCCCGATTCCCTGGAGGTGCAGGACGCCATGGGATTGAGCTATTGCAGCGACGGGCGCGGCACCCACCCCTTCTACCCGGTCATGGACGGCCGCCGTTTCCGCACCCTCCAGATCCCGACCACCCTGCCGACCGCCGACGAGATCCTGGGCGAGAACGGCGTCACCCCCGACAACATCCACGACTACTACCTGGCCCAGTTGCATGACGGGCTCAATGTGCTGACCATCCACGCCGAACTGGAGGGGGGCGCCATCCGCGCCTCGTTTGTCCGCCTGCTGGAGCGTTTCGCGGCAGAGGGCATCCGCTGCATCACCCTGGGCGAGGCGGCGCGCCAGGTTGCCAACGTGCCGGCATGCCGGCTCTTCATGGGCGAGATCCCCGGACGGGCGGGCCGGGTGGCCATCCAGGGGGAAGAGGCCCCGTGA
- a CDS encoding exo-beta-N-acetylmuramidase NamZ domain-containing protein translates to MTGRVAVIRVLLFLLFIPCLPAQLFAAAGPVLPGIDVLEQRGFDLLQGKRVGLITNHTGRSRDGRSTIDIINRAPGCRLTALFSPEHGIRGEADDKVASATDRASGLPVHSLYGATCRPTPDMLHGVDILVFDIQDIGTRFYTYIGTLSLAMRAARDAHIPFVVLDRPNPLGGERVEGAIPTTPLPERASGCGAITSIHPIPTRHGMTMGELARLFNAEFGIGCRLTVVPMQGWRRAMYFDATGLAWINPSPNMKNLSAAILYPGLGTLETADLSVGRGTERAFLAYGAPWVDGAAMARNLATRSIPGISFTPCSFVPTAAGHPYRGKRCSGVCVASLDRDRLDPILAGLHLAQAFYETHPRRFKVSDGFGTEVGDREAWRLLRQKGVSPLDVERRWDRELERFRMVRGRYLLY, encoded by the coding sequence ATGACCGGCCGCGTGGCCGTCATCCGAGTACTCCTGTTCCTCCTGTTTATCCCGTGCCTCCCTGCGCAGCTCTTTGCCGCCGCCGGCCCGGTCCTGCCCGGCATCGACGTGCTGGAACAACGCGGTTTCGACCTCCTGCAAGGGAAGCGGGTCGGCCTGATCACCAACCACACCGGCCGTTCCCGGGACGGCCGCAGCACCATCGACATCATCAACCGGGCCCCCGGCTGCCGCCTGACCGCCCTGTTCAGCCCCGAGCACGGCATCCGGGGCGAGGCGGACGACAAGGTCGCGTCGGCCACGGACCGGGCCAGCGGCCTGCCGGTGCACAGCCTCTACGGCGCCACCTGCCGCCCCACGCCGGACATGCTGCACGGGGTGGATATCCTGGTCTTCGACATCCAGGATATCGGCACCCGCTTCTACACCTACATCGGCACCCTCTCCCTCGCCATGCGCGCGGCCCGTGACGCCCACATCCCCTTCGTGGTCCTGGACCGCCCCAACCCCCTGGGGGGAGAGCGGGTCGAGGGGGCCATCCCCACCACGCCCCTGCCCGAGCGGGCGAGCGGCTGCGGCGCCATCACCAGCATCCATCCCATCCCCACCCGCCACGGCATGACCATGGGCGAACTGGCGCGGCTCTTCAACGCGGAGTTCGGCATCGGCTGCCGCCTGACCGTTGTCCCCATGCAGGGGTGGCGGCGCGCCATGTACTTCGACGCCACCGGCCTCGCCTGGATCAACCCCTCGCCCAACATGAAGAACCTCTCGGCCGCCATCCTCTACCCCGGCCTGGGGACGCTGGAAACGGCCGACCTCTCGGTGGGACGGGGCACGGAGCGAGCCTTCCTGGCCTACGGCGCCCCCTGGGTGGATGGCGCGGCCATGGCGCGCAACCTGGCGACACGTTCTATCCCCGGCATAAGCTTTACCCCGTGCAGCTTTGTGCCGACCGCGGCCGGGCACCCCTATCGGGGCAAACGCTGCTCCGGCGTCTGCGTCGCCAGCCTGGACCGGGACCGGCTCGATCCAATCCTGGCCGGGCTGCACCTGGCCCAGGCCTTCTACGAGACCCATCCCCGGCGGTTCAAGGTATCTGATGGGTTCGGCACCGAGGTGGGGGATCGGGAGGCGTGGCGATTGTTGAGGCAGAAGGGGGTGAGCCCCCTGGATGTGGAGCGACGGTGGGATAGGGAGCTTGAACGGTTCAGGATGGTGCGGGGGAGGTATTTGTTGTATTGA
- a CDS encoding DNA-methyltransferase yields MTNELLIKSAIAHKTSTGLYFNGKSEDILQSEAMQGYKGKIQLILTSPPFPLNNKKKYGNLKEEAYLEWFTNLAPIFSQMLTDNGSIVIEIGNSWEDSRPVQSLLPLQSLMGFVSHANAGLRLIQEFISYNPSRLPSPAQWVTVNRIRTVDSYTRVWWIAKQDFPKADNSKVLRPYSKSMQKLLERGSYNSGKRPSEHNISKNSFLKDHGGSIAHNFFEIDGLDLDREPRLPNAFSFSNTSSNDFFSRQCKERGIIPHPARMPMGLAEFFIQYLTDPDDVVLDPFAGSNTTGYTAARLGRKWLSIDAKEDYAIQSRIRFEDPILSDGLQED; encoded by the coding sequence ATGACTAATGAATTATTGATAAAAAGTGCTATTGCACATAAAACCTCAACTGGCTTATATTTCAACGGCAAATCTGAGGATATTCTCCAATCTGAGGCCATGCAAGGATACAAAGGTAAAATACAGCTTATTTTAACCTCTCCGCCATTTCCCCTGAACAACAAGAAAAAATATGGAAACCTCAAAGAAGAAGCCTATCTTGAGTGGTTCACAAATCTGGCACCAATTTTCTCCCAGATGCTGACAGATAATGGGTCCATAGTTATCGAAATTGGGAATAGTTGGGAAGATAGTCGCCCTGTACAGTCTTTGCTGCCTTTGCAGTCACTGATGGGATTTGTGAGTCATGCCAATGCTGGTTTAAGGCTAATTCAAGAGTTTATCAGTTATAATCCTTCGAGACTTCCTTCCCCAGCCCAATGGGTCACGGTAAACCGAATAAGAACCGTTGACAGCTATACTCGTGTCTGGTGGATTGCAAAACAAGATTTTCCAAAGGCTGACAATAGCAAAGTATTACGGCCTTATAGCAAATCAATGCAAAAACTCCTAGAACGAGGAAGCTACAATTCTGGTAAACGGCCTTCGGAACATAACATAAGCAAAAATTCTTTTTTGAAAGACCACGGCGGTTCAATTGCCCATAATTTTTTCGAGATTGACGGACTTGATTTAGATCGTGAACCACGCTTACCCAATGCCTTTAGTTTTTCCAATACATCCTCAAATGACTTTTTCTCTCGCCAATGCAAAGAACGAGGCATAATTCCGCATCCAGCAAGAATGCCAATGGGGTTGGCAGAATTTTTTATTCAGTATTTAACTGACCCTGATGATGTTGTCCTCGACCCGTTCGCTGGAAGCAACACAACGGGTTATACTGCTGCCAGACTTGGCCGTAAATGGCTTTCAATTGACGCCAAAGAAGATTACGCCATTCAATCAAGGATTCGCTTTGAAGACCCCATACTATCAGATGGGCTACAGGAGGATTGA
- a CDS encoding DUF4911 domain-containing protein: MRFQPPRPSPFSPEVPLSDAVCRYFRVKHRDMVYLKFILEAYEGMNTMSTVDNVAGIIRIAIMPGFVAEMDELLAELGTRVTMEPVAWEDQGGE, encoded by the coding sequence ATGCGTTTTCAACCTCCTCGCCCCAGCCCGTTTTCCCCCGAAGTCCCCCTGTCCGATGCCGTCTGCCGTTATTTCCGGGTCAAGCACCGGGATATGGTCTACCTCAAGTTCATCCTGGAGGCCTATGAGGGGATGAACACCATGAGCACGGTGGATAATGTGGCCGGCATCATCCGCATTGCCATCATGCCCGGCTTCGTGGCGGAGATGGATGAACTGCTGGCCGAACTGGGCACCAGGGTGACCATGGAACCGGTCGCCTGGGAGGATCAGGGGGGTGAGTGA